The following is a genomic window from Platichthys flesus chromosome 13, fPlaFle2.1, whole genome shotgun sequence.
ttttttttaacctttgttTGATCACAAAGCCACGAAAATGGGAGGGGAGATAAAGAGTGCTGCTTAAAGCTGTTCACTGCTCTGTCACTAGTGTATATGTCAATCATAGAGTGCTGAAATTAATTTTCAGCCTATACAATGTTAATACGAATACTAGATGTTCAGTTTCCTTCTCTTTGTGCCAGTGTGTTCCAggacacatttacacaaacttcataaacacaaattatttcattttaatgtagTTTATTGGTTTGAGTGTAGATTAGGAACATCCCCCCAACCCTACATGCAAAGAAAGGtgacaaattaaaagtaaaatcaatATGACGGAAAAAGCACAAAGATAGTTTGCCTAAGCAgcaaaaactgaaacaaactcaaAGATGGGAACAACTCCTCTTGCAAACATGTTAGTCTTCCCACATAAACCCCAGTCTCTTCTTTGCCTCTCGGATATCTACTGTCTCGTGAAGCTCTTTAATGTTCTGGGTAGCACCAGAGCTGTAGTTAGGCATCTGAGCACCGCTGCGGTCCTGAACCATGTAGCTGGGCCTGACTCCCCCGAAAGCAGGACCGAGTCCTCCTCCGATCCCTTCGCTTGCCGCTTTGCAAAGTGGGAAGACGTCTCGctgagcctctgctgctgcatggaTGACCTCGTGTGAATAGATTAGAAACTGCTTTTCTTCCTCAGCCAGGAGGTCTCTGGTCTTTGCCtcaaactcctcttcctcccgtctCAGTTGCTGTTGCATGGCAGCTTTTGCAGCCTGGGTGTGCAAAAATATCGAGATTTACTTTCGGAGAACAAAGGCTGCTGTTACCTGTGATGGTGCAGTGATGGTGATCTGTGTCGTTACCATTCGTTTTGAATTGCAGGCTTGTATCTTTTTTAGATCCTCTCGGATCCTCTGAGCCTTcgctttttctttctcacaaaaTATGCTGTCAGCCTCTTTCTTAgccacctgcatttctctggaTCTCTGTTGCTCTTCTTTGtccctctgctctgtttcttgTCTCTGATAAAACAGCGTTGTGTTAAAAGTGTGATTACATTTGGTTTGATTCAGCTGATTAAAGCAGCACAAACAGGGTTTCCACAGGGTcgtaaaaagtcttaaatagcCAAAAATGTCAGGGTTTCAGAATTTCAGGCCCAAATATAAGTTACGCGAATGACCATTTAATGCCACTCCTGTCCAGCCATAAGAATTGttcaaatgaaagaagaaatatttTTGGGGAGAAATGTTTTTGGTTGAAAGCAGTTTGTAATGCTCATCTGTTGAAGATTTCTCAATGATATCTGATTGGCCGCTGAAGTGCCCCTTTCCTTTCAGcaatcttttctctcttcttttttttaataaacaagtCACTTATtcacaatttagatgaaaatgTGTCGAGAATTTGTATTTCCTAATCTTTTCTGAAGTACAtaatgtgcttgaacaaggaacCTTTGTGTGCTCAAAGCCATAGAGCTAACAGTGAACAAGGAATGACttgtgcaccttactgaatcaggaattgttcATGGATGTTGGAAATATAACTGGGCCCTCTGTGTAAATTAcgcccccccttttttttaatcttgatCTGCCTCTgcttaaattgaacttgttaaAAATCCCTGAAACCATGAAACTTTATATCACTGTCGctacaagtgtttttttaaatgttgactcACAGGtttaaaacttaatttaaagtGCCAATGAAATTGATAAACAAAAGCTGTTCCTGCTGTTATATCATGAGTTCTTTACCATCAGTTCTCTGTGTTCAGCGATGGACTTCAACCCTGCagccctcttctcctcctcctccctcagcgtCTGCTCACGTCTGGCCTCCTGCTCGGCGACGGCCTTCGCGATCCTCTGATCCTCGTTCACAGTTTGCTCCTGCTGTTGGTCCGTCAGTTTCTTCATGagcccctctctctgcctctggacCTCTCTGTGGAGTAGAGCAACTCTTTGGGATGTGGAGGCAGATGAGTGGGTCGACACAGGGAGCTGGATGAAGAGATGCTTCCTCTTACCTGAACAAttcagtttctttctctttccttaacttcatcattttttgtttcgCAGAGAGAAACAGTTTCCTCTGATCCTCTTCAACCGCCTGTTTCTGggcctctgctgctctcatgAGGTCTCTTTTATTGACATGTTCCTGTATAGTGAAGCTGTGTgttagaaaaatgaaaataatacgACACAGCATGTGTTGTTACGACCCTACCAGTTGAGCCTGCttcaggtttctcttctgctcttCCTGTCTTTCCTCCTCCATTCTCTGCTCCATCAGATAGAGCTCATGAAGGCGAAggatttcctctccctccttctcgttctctctctcttgtcgcTCCTTGGCCAACTCATGTTTCTTCATCCTCAAGAAAAGAAATCACATTCTTATGTGAACAGATATTTGTATACTCTACTTCTCCTGCAGGCTCTAACCTGGGGCTGCACTGTGATACTTAACTCTGTTTCTAAAACAAATATGACGTTAAATGGAGCCAGTGAAACTGCTCTGATGTGAGACTCACTgatttttcagctcctctgcaaTAGCCCGTTTCTCAAGCTTCCTCTGGAGtgctttctcttcctcctccctcagagcTTCATCCTTTCTGGTCCCCGCCAAATTGATGAATTCTTTTTCCACATCTTTAGAGACACTCTTTGTCCTTTTCTTCAGCTCAATCTGAGCCTCCCTCTCCTTCAACACCTCTGTCAGCAAGAGTGCACTCTGTAGAAATAGTCAAATTCTGTTATTATCCCACAATATTAATATGCAGCCTatcacaattaaaaaacaatacgCAATACTAACATGTAATCCTTTGATTTGGTCGGTTTGATAGTAGAGCTGAGTCTTGGCTTTCACAATGGCCTCTTTACGTTGTTGGTCATTGTATTCGGCCTCTTCTATATCCAactgtttccttttctcttcctcgATCTGCTCCCGGATCTTCTTCGCCTCAAGCTTCTTTTGCCTTTGATTCTTTGATTAAAACGAGTACAGACTCATACTCACAGGTGGAAccattaaaagtaaataaaatcgGACGAGAAGCCCTGTAAGGAAGACTTACAGCGATGGTGTCTGGCCACTCTTTCACCATCTGTTTTGACTTCAGGTGCAGGgcttttctctgcttctctgcttctctgcttctctctttgtctctatcAGCCTGCTTAACTTCATTTTGAATCCTCTGCCATTCATCTTTGGTCAACACGGTGACTTGTCGGAGATCAGGTGCCTGGAACATGTTGATGGTTTCCTCTGCTGAAGACACGATTAAAAGGGAGGAACCCAGGAAGACAAAACTGTAAACGAACCACTACACCAAGAGCACTGTATGTTTATTCAAACCCtagattaattaattatttgaaataaaatcctGAATGTGTTACTCACTTTGTCCACCTGAACCCACTGATGAGCGTTTCAACAATTCTGTCATGGGATCATGtagaaaacagatttttttagatagatagatagatagatagatagatagatagatagatagatagatagatagatagatagagagagagagagagagaaagggggatggatggatggatggatggatggatggatggatggatggatagatagatagatagatagatagatagatagatagatagatagatagatagatagatgaccTTAACTTGCATATGAGAAATACAattaaatgcaaacaaattatatttcataatagtctaaacaacaaacagttaTATCATACTTAACAGTACAGtgtaatgtattattttaaactAGCTTAAATTTGTGTAGATTAGAATATTAAAGTTTTCAGACATACTCTGGGCTTGTTTTGCATTTTAGTAGATTCCTCCATTTAATAAAATTGCATACATTTTAAAGCTCTCATCATGTTGCCTATGAACTAATCACACATTCTGATTCGTATCAACCCCCCAAACCTCTGTTTCTTTTACCTCCTCTACTGGATCCTCTCCGGCGTCTGAGCTGAACCTCGCAGGTCCTTTTTATCACATATATTATCTATTTAAAAAGACGATGAAATGACCTTGTGCTGTTGCAAATGTTACAGCCAAGTCAGTGTGGATTTGTTGCGCAGTATCCAGGCAacggaatgtgtgtgtgtttgtgtgtttgtgtgtggttcttCCTCCCTGCCTGGGGGTGGTGCTGTCCCCCTAGTCTGTGTTTTCCCTCGGTCTGTGTTTCAGGTCCGGCAGGTGATTGCAGGATTGATCTGATGGAGCTGACTTTAAAACGCTCACCTGCCAGTTCCTGACGCCCAACACAGCTATGCGTCTGATCACACGTCTGATCTATAATGTGTGTTATCTCTATTTTGTTAAGAGTATTTAATGTGTGTTGCCTTTTCAATGATATCCGGAGCAGTCCTGATAATTGTAGGGAAGAGAAGCCTTGCGTTGTTTTTTTGCTACTTTTGGATGTAGGGATGTTATTGTGGTTTTatagattgttttgtttgttattttggctTATGCTCAGGTTGCTCCTGGGCCTGGCGTAACAATTGTCA
Proteins encoded in this region:
- the LOC133967424 gene encoding cilia- and flagella- associated protein 210-like; this encodes MTELLKRSSVGSGGQTEETINMFQAPDLRQVTVLTKDEWQRIQNEVKQADRDKERSREAEKQRKALHLKSKQMVKEWPDTIANQRQKKLEAKKIREQIEEEKRKQLDIEEAEYNDQQRKEAIVKAKTQLYYQTDQIKGLHSALLLTEVLKEREAQIELKKRTKSVSKDVEKEFINLAGTRKDEALREEEEKALQRKLEKRAIAEELKNQMKKHELAKERQERENEKEGEEILRLHELYLMEQRMEEERQEEQKRNLKQAQLEHVNKRDLMRAAEAQKQAVEEDQRKLFLSAKQKMMKLRKEKETELFREVQRQREGLMKKLTDQQQEQTVNEDQRIAKAVAEQEARREQTLREEEEKRAAGLKSIAEHRELMRQETEQRDKEEQQRSREMQVAKKEADSIFCEKEKAKAQRIREDLKKIQACNSKRMAAKAAMQQQLRREEEEFEAKTRDLLAEEEKQFLIYSHEVIHAAAEAQRDVFPLCKAASEGIGGGLGPAFGGVRPSYMVQDRSGAQMPNYSSGATQNIKELHETVDIREAKKRLGFMWED